The Pedobacter roseus genome contains a region encoding:
- a CDS encoding M15 family metallopeptidase: protein MKFNLLALFFLLSVAVNAQNKPVAKKKLFIVNSYNQYLASVKSNPNNELVEIKKAIPNIRLDIRYATRNNFMQQVMYKQARAFARKPVVDALKKIQKELNKKGYGLKIFDGYRPYAITVEFYKKASDKNFVANPAKGSKHNRGCAVDLTLINLKTGKELVMPTPYDSFSAAAAAKYEKVSPEARKNRDFLIAIMGKYNMNVLENEWWHYDFSGWRGYDLMDIPFEKL, encoded by the coding sequence ATGAAATTCAATCTGCTAGCTTTATTCTTTTTACTCTCGGTTGCTGTAAATGCCCAAAATAAACCAGTTGCGAAAAAAAAGCTGTTTATAGTAAATTCTTACAATCAATACCTGGCTTCTGTAAAATCGAATCCGAATAACGAGTTGGTTGAAATCAAAAAAGCCATTCCAAATATTAGGCTTGATATCCGCTACGCTACCAGGAATAATTTTATGCAACAGGTGATGTACAAACAGGCGAGGGCTTTTGCCCGGAAACCTGTGGTAGATGCCTTAAAGAAAATCCAAAAGGAATTAAATAAAAAAGGCTACGGTTTAAAAATATTCGATGGTTATCGTCCTTATGCCATTACGGTTGAGTTTTATAAAAAAGCAAGCGATAAAAATTTTGTGGCCAATCCGGCAAAAGGATCTAAACATAATAGGGGCTGCGCGGTAGATTTAACACTAATCAATCTGAAAACAGGTAAAGAATTGGTGATGCCAACGCCTTACGATAGTTTTTCGGCTGCTGCAGCGGCAAAATATGAAAAGGTATCACCCGAAGCCAGGAAAAACCGCGATTTCCTCATCGCCATCATGGGCAAGTATAACATGAATGTACTGGAAAACGAATGGTGGCATTACGATTTCTCGGGGTGGAGAGGATATGATTTAATGGATATTCCTTTCGAGAAATTGTAG
- a CDS encoding aminotransferase class I/II-fold pyridoxal phosphate-dependent enzyme produces MPDFKSIDKPFSNKINIDGTSYLYFGGTAYLGIPQNQDFIDLYIEGVKKFGLNNGTSRTNNIQLGIYDEAEKVAAARYGTEAALITSSGYLAAQLTVKALSALGKVIYAPATHPALWLTDQPANQQTFNNWKKETINLINTSGEKKWVLISNSMNNLFPEIYDFNFLTEIQAEKEIILIVDDSHGIGINNNGIGAFINLPLKANIERVVVASMAKALGVDAGLVLGSNAIIEKLKNSNIFVGASPPSAASLFAFIHGEYIYREALKKLHENVALLTANLNTTWAFESGFPAFLSQDATLVDDLLKKNILISSFPYPKPESEPINRIVLSSWHEKEDIEKLIAAINF; encoded by the coding sequence ATGCCAGATTTTAAATCAATTGACAAACCCTTTTCGAACAAAATAAACATTGATGGTACCTCCTATTTGTATTTTGGCGGAACGGCTTATTTGGGCATTCCACAAAATCAGGATTTCATTGATTTATATATTGAAGGAGTAAAAAAATTTGGATTAAATAACGGCACCAGCCGTACCAACAATATTCAACTGGGTATTTACGATGAGGCAGAAAAAGTAGCTGCAGCACGATATGGAACAGAAGCTGCGCTCATTACATCTAGCGGATATTTAGCCGCGCAGCTTACCGTTAAAGCTTTATCTGCATTAGGTAAAGTAATTTATGCTCCGGCTACTCACCCTGCGCTCTGGTTAACTGATCAGCCGGCAAATCAGCAAACCTTTAATAACTGGAAGAAGGAAACGATAAACCTTATCAATACGTCCGGAGAGAAAAAATGGGTGCTGATCAGCAACTCCATGAACAATCTTTTTCCTGAAATTTATGATTTTAACTTTTTAACCGAAATACAGGCGGAAAAAGAGATCATTTTAATTGTTGATGACTCACATGGCATCGGTATTAACAATAATGGAATCGGTGCATTTATCAACCTTCCGCTTAAAGCTAATATCGAACGGGTAGTTGTGGCCTCTATGGCAAAAGCGCTTGGAGTAGATGCCGGGTTGGTTTTGGGCTCGAATGCAATTATTGAAAAGCTAAAAAACAGCAACATTTTTGTTGGGGCATCCCCTCCATCTGCAGCCAGTCTTTTTGCTTTTATCCATGGTGAATATATATATCGTGAAGCCTTGAAAAAGTTGCATGAAAATGTAGCTTTACTTACAGCCAATTTAAATACAACCTGGGCATTTGAATCAGGATTTCCTGCATTCTTATCTCAGGATGCTACTTTAGTGGATGACTTATTAAAAAAAAATATCCTGATTTCATCTTTTCCTTACCCAAAGCCCGAATCTGAACCGATAAATCGAATTGTTTTGAGCAGCTGGCATGAAAAAGAAGATATAGAAAAGCTAATCGCTGCCATAAATTTTTAA
- a CDS encoding D-alanyl-D-alanine carboxypeptidase gives MFRLKNQNLTFLVFALSICLLTACSTNKIISKKVAKEFKNSQLIKQYQVGFALYNPTDKKMIFEKDADKYFTPASNTKLYTFFASLKMLPDLMPALRYIERNDSLIFWGTGDPSFLQFAVKDKSAYNFLLASNKKLFFAPGRYSGTFFGDGWAWDDYDYYYQPEITEMPIMDNMVTSTYAGSNKINIEPRVFAPCFKVDSTKTTGNFQVTRDFLTNNFHYPAVAVKPGYNQQNPYKTSAQVTVEVLSDTLHKPVGLIDLKIPSDAKTLQGAKRDSVLKHMMLPSDNFIAEHLLLVCSNQIGDTLSTVKAIQHITKNYLSFLPDKVKWVDGSGLSRQDLFTPRDNVYLLDSIYKLVNNPEKLFDMLPAGGKSGTLKSAYPKTDKPFVYGKTGSLGGVHNQSGYVLTKKGKTYIYSFMNNNFVKPTAEVRAEMVRIVTYIHDNF, from the coding sequence ATGTTCCGGTTAAAAAATCAAAATCTCACTTTTCTGGTATTTGCGTTATCCATTTGTTTGCTGACGGCTTGTTCTACCAATAAAATTATTTCGAAAAAAGTAGCTAAAGAATTTAAAAACTCGCAGTTAATCAAGCAGTACCAGGTTGGTTTTGCGCTTTACAACCCTACCGATAAAAAGATGATTTTTGAGAAAGATGCCGATAAATATTTTACACCAGCCTCTAACACGAAACTTTACACCTTTTTTGCCAGTTTAAAAATGCTGCCCGATTTAATGCCGGCATTAAGATATATCGAAAGGAACGACTCGTTAATTTTTTGGGGAACAGGCGATCCTTCATTTCTGCAGTTTGCCGTGAAAGATAAATCCGCTTATAATTTCCTGCTTGCCTCTAATAAAAAGCTGTTTTTTGCCCCGGGCCGTTATTCGGGTACTTTTTTTGGCGATGGCTGGGCCTGGGATGATTACGATTATTATTACCAGCCCGAAATTACCGAGATGCCTATTATGGATAATATGGTAACTTCTACTTATGCGGGTTCTAATAAAATCAACATTGAGCCCAGGGTTTTTGCTCCGTGCTTTAAAGTAGATTCGACAAAAACCACAGGCAATTTCCAGGTAACACGCGATTTTTTAACCAATAACTTTCATTATCCTGCCGTTGCTGTTAAACCAGGTTATAATCAGCAAAATCCTTATAAAACAAGTGCACAGGTTACCGTTGAAGTATTATCTGATACCCTGCACAAACCTGTTGGCCTTATCGATCTTAAAATCCCCTCAGATGCCAAAACTTTGCAGGGTGCAAAACGCGATTCGGTTTTAAAACACATGATGTTACCCAGCGATAATTTTATAGCCGAACACTTGTTGCTTGTATGTTCCAACCAGATTGGCGATACCTTGAGTACCGTAAAAGCTATCCAGCACATTACCAAAAATTACCTTTCCTTTTTGCCCGATAAAGTTAAATGGGTAGATGGCTCGGGGTTATCGCGCCAAGATTTATTTACACCCCGCGATAATGTATACTTACTCGATTCCATTTATAAGCTGGTAAACAATCCGGAGAAGCTTTTTGATATGCTGCCTGCCGGAGGAAAAAGCGGTACTTTAAAAAGTGCTTACCCAAAAACTGATAAACCCTTTGTTTACGGCAAAACAGGGTCACTCGGTGGTGTTCATAATCAAAGTGGGTACGTATTAACCAAAAAAGGAAAAACCTATATTTATTCTTTCATGAACAATAATTTTGTAAAACCTACTGCCGAGGTAAGGGCAGAAATGGTGAGGATAGTAACTTACATACATGATAATTTTTAA
- a CDS encoding aspartyl protease family protein yields the protein MLTKYSPGVIICLRKLIICLGLVFLFFSAMGQEFLFKRNRQKQSITFKCIKNLIVIPVYVDGKGPFDFVLDTGVGPMIITDPSIIDSLNFNMLRKIKVSGLGIETVEAYVSQSLDVKVGSATIEHIPTAILKEDLFNLSGHLGLKIYGLLGYSFFSSFIVDIRYSENRLIIYDRDAKVKYRGKKIPIEIENQKPYIVGSVELPDGKSISARFLMDTGASHALSLEMLQGSEYPLPEKKIKANLGMSLSGQIKGYIGRVGKFSLGSYVFNDVVVGFPDFKTIAEKIDLSKRNGNLGADLLRKFNIQFNYEEGFIYVKPNAFSKAPFEHDMVGMVIYLDQKEYKRVIIGEIDENSPAEKAGLCPDDEIIAVNFKGIETYSLNDLTELFKSKADRSLIFEIYRGKEVFFKVVHLEKRI from the coding sequence ATGTTAACCAAATATAGTCCCGGTGTAATAATCTGTTTACGTAAACTAATCATTTGCCTGGGCCTGGTATTTCTTTTTTTTTCTGCCATGGGGCAGGAATTCCTGTTTAAAAGGAACCGGCAAAAGCAATCTATTACTTTTAAATGCATTAAAAACCTGATTGTTATTCCTGTTTATGTAGATGGTAAAGGCCCTTTTGATTTTGTGCTCGATACCGGGGTTGGCCCGATGATTATTACCGACCCATCTATTATCGATTCGTTAAACTTTAACATGCTCCGTAAAATTAAAGTTTCGGGACTGGGCATAGAAACGGTTGAAGCTTATGTTTCGCAAAGTTTGGATGTAAAAGTAGGGAGCGCTACTATAGAACACATCCCAACGGCCATTTTAAAAGAAGATCTTTTTAATTTATCGGGCCATTTAGGACTTAAGATTTATGGATTACTGGGCTATAGCTTTTTTAGCAGCTTTATTGTGGATATACGGTACAGCGAAAACAGGTTGATTATTTACGATCGTGATGCAAAAGTTAAATACCGCGGAAAGAAAATCCCGATTGAAATCGAAAACCAGAAACCTTACATTGTTGGAAGTGTTGAACTGCCGGATGGAAAATCGATCAGCGCCAGGTTTTTAATGGATACCGGTGCAAGTCATGCGCTTTCCCTCGAAATGTTGCAGGGCAGTGAATATCCTTTGCCCGAAAAAAAAATAAAGGCCAATTTGGGGATGAGCCTCAGCGGACAGATTAAAGGTTACATCGGCCGGGTGGGTAAATTTAGTTTAGGAAGTTATGTTTTTAATGATGTTGTTGTCGGATTCCCGGATTTTAAAACCATTGCAGAAAAAATAGACCTATCCAAAAGGAATGGAAATTTAGGAGCCGATCTGCTGCGGAAATTCAATATCCAGTTTAATTACGAAGAAGGCTTTATTTATGTTAAACCGAACGCCTTTAGCAAGGCACCTTTTGAGCACGATATGGTGGGAATGGTCATTTATCTTGATCAAAAGGAATATAAAAGGGTAATTATTGGAGAAATTGATGAAAACAGTCCTGCTGAAAAGGCAGGCCTTTGTCCCGATGACGAAATAATTGCGGTTAATTTTAAAGGTATTGAAACTTATAGCCTGAACGATCTTACCGAATTATTCAAGTCAAAGGCCGATAGAAGTTTGATTTTTGAGATTTATAGGGGTAAAGAAGTTTTTTTTAAGGTAGTACATCTCGAAAAGAGGATTTAA
- a CDS encoding phosphoglycerate mutase family protein: MKKLFVFLSLSLLFINVISAQTTTVWIVRHAEKDKSNPQDTDPSLSDEGKIRVADLAKYLKKVKFDVAFATPTKRTHQTLDSLVIPKVINYKDIKSLVDSIKTNYVGKTVMVAAHSNTVLEIIEALGGKRPKEELTDDDYDYIFELSVKEDKAKVKMDQYGRPHHL; encoded by the coding sequence ATGAAAAAACTGTTCGTATTCCTGTCGTTAAGCCTACTTTTTATTAATGTAATTTCTGCACAAACCACCACCGTCTGGATTGTTAGACATGCTGAAAAGGATAAATCAAACCCACAGGATACTGACCCTAGCCTATCGGATGAAGGAAAAATCCGTGTCGCCGATTTAGCAAAATATTTAAAAAAGGTAAAATTTGATGTTGCCTTCGCCACGCCAACGAAAAGAACCCATCAAACCTTAGATTCATTGGTGATCCCAAAAGTGATTAACTATAAAGACATTAAATCGCTTGTGGATAGCATCAAAACCAATTATGTGGGTAAAACCGTGATGGTTGCAGCCCATTCCAATACTGTACTCGAAATTATTGAAGCCCTTGGTGGTAAAAGACCAAAAGAAGAATTAACCGACGATGATTATGATTACATTTTCGAATTATCGGTAAAAGAAGATAAAGCAAAGGTTAAAATGGATCAATATGGCAGGCCACACCATTTGTAA